CATCCATGCATTCATACATGCATACATgaatacatatatacatacgtACATACATGCATCCattcatacatacatacattcaTGTATCCATCCATGCAttcatgcatacatacatacatacatatataaatacatctacacatatacatgtattcATCCACACATGCATACATTCATACATTCATccatacatacacacatacatgCATCCATACATACATTcatgcatacatacatgcatTCATCCATActtgcatacatacatacatacatacatgcatccATTCATACATGCATACATgaatacatatatacatacatacatgcatccatacatacatacatccaTTCATATATCCATCGATGCAttcatgcatacatacatacacactaCACATATACATGCATTTATCCACACATgcatacatacacacatacattCATGTATATATGCATGCATTCATCTATACTtgcatacatatatacatgcaTTCATACATgaatacatatatacatacatgcatCCATCCATCCATACATACATTCATGTATCCAACCATGCAttcatgcatacatacatacatacatataccaatacatatatacatgcatgcatacatacatacatactaCACATATACatgcattcatccaaaaatACACACATACATGCATCCATCCATAcatgaataaatatatacattcatCCATTCATACATATGCACATACATACATTCATCCATACATACATCTATTTATCCATCCATACACTCATacaaatatacatacatatatgtatcCATTCATACATACATTCATACTTGCATACATACTTACATGCATGCATTCAaccatacatatatacatacacccATAAATACTTACATACATATATTCATACATAGATACATACATCCATCTATCCATACATCTATCCATCCCCATACATCTATCCATCCGTACATACATGCATAcaaacatacatacatatatgtatcCATTCATACATACATCCATACATACATGCATAGATCAATTCatccatgcatgcatgcatacatacatacttGCATAGATCAATTAATCCATCTACTACATACATAAATACTACACACATACATGCATAAGTACATACATTCATTCATACAGACATGCatccatacatacatacatacaccaTAAATActtacatacatacatacattaATTCATACATACATTcgtacatacatacatacattcaTACATACATTCATCCATCCATACATATATACATTCATACATGCATACATATatgcatgcatacatacatCCATCCATGTATACATAGATACATATATTCATATATCCATACATAGGTACATACGTCGATCTTAcgacatacatacatacatctATACACACATAAATACATACATCCATACATACATCTTGCATACATATAACCGTAGATATatgcatatatacatatatacatgcaTCCATACATACATACCTCCATACATACATGCATAATTACATACATACCTCCATATATTCATATATCCATACATACatttatacatacatacacgTATACGTACATACATTAtgttataaagaaaaaagtatttgtGGAGAAATTTATCACCTTAGTATGTTTGAGTCTACCTGATTTTAGTGAGTTTGGCTTTGTTTATAACATTAGTGGTTGATGTATGCCTTTTCGATTCGAATTTTTCCTGGTTTCTGCAATGACTTTCAATTTGATACCTTTAGTGatactattaatataatatagcAGAAATTTTGATGAATCTAGTCAGGGCACATTTGACAATAACAATGATTTGGACTCGGGTGGTGCTATACAAAAATTCTAACTTTATTCCAAACAAACGTGCTGacttattttaattgtgtttgaAGGTAGTACATGCAATAGAGCTATGTTAAATCAAACCCCTTTTTTCAAGCTGTTGTTACTTCTTGGACAACTGTTATTTTTTCAATCCTACTAAATTAACATGGTCTTAGCCAATTTATCATAACTAGTGGCTAAAGTAGACCTTAAATAGACTGGTAGATAAATactgttaaaatttaaaaacaaagcAAACACAAACGTATGATGAAAATTAGAAATTTGTTTACTGTTTGATAAGTTTGTAATTAACAGGGTCCTATTACTTCCCCCTACACTACAcaaatcaattttgtaattaaCAGGGTTCTTTAACATTCCCTAAACCAACACTAGTGAAATCACacacaaacaaagaaaaaaagaagacagAAAGAACATGATAAGCATGCTTGAATAAAACGTATTTAatgttctttttttctaaattgaaatcaaagaacCAAAGGAAGTGAGAAAAACAATACTTTATgcagaaaaaatgaagaatggAGCTTGGAATGAGATTTCTCTGATTCAAATTCCTGATTGTAAGTTGCAATCTGCTGCTTAAACTAGTGAAGAAGAATCAAACTCTGATTGGAATGGAAGAATACCAACACAGAAGTGACAAATCTCGCGAATAACTGCCaacataataaaagaaaataaaaggaatgaGCAAAAGCAAAATAGTAAGAGAAAGACATCAAGTTAAAGAATGTCTAAGATAGCAGCAGTGGACTCACCAACAACAGGATTTTGCAATAAGTAAATATGAAATCATACAAAATTTTGAGTCAGAAAAgcttgttaaaaataaatttcataatgcATTAACaatatcaattttgaaaagCCTGCTGAATTTAATCGTAGTGAATTTGCTGTtgctaaaaagaaataaatgacgACAGATTGAACTATTTGGACAGAAAAGCGATTAGATGAACCTGAGAGACCAAGGAGAAGTGAACTTCATCTTCAAACAGTCTTTGGCTCATAATGAACTTTATCGTCAACCAGTCTTTGGCTCATAATGGAATTTCTTTGGCTCATAATGCAAAGTTAAAACATGTAGCAGACTAACACACAAACAAGGGATTGCATCTAATAGATTCAGTAAAATAGTTGATTTAAAAAGTGCAAGATGCAAATGTAAGGGTgccaaaataaacaaatttccCTTTATACAATTTTACATGTGTTAGCTGTTGTATATACCAAAATCAAAAAGTGAAACAAGACGTTACGTATTTCTCTCTATTATAATTACCGAGGAGAGTATACAAAAACAACCAATCCCTTTTCCTTTTCACAATTTACAGGTAAAAGGGGTTAGGAGGAGGATGCACGTCTTGCATCTTCGACATAGACACATTCCCAGCGAGCAAATTGGGCGCCACATTATCCACCGGAAGAACAGGTTTCAACTGCATAACTTTCTCCGGAACCACTTTCTCGCCATCCACCTTAGCCAGAACCTCAAAATGTGTCGTCACAGTTTCAGGCTTTGTTCTCCACGCAGGGTAATCCTCCAACTCCTCTTCATTCACCTTCTTCTCAGCTTTGAAACCAATCTTCACGTAAGTCTGAGCAGAAACATCAGCCTTCAACAACCTAAAGGAACCTTTCTTGTCAGCCTTGTGCCCTAACACAGAATGCAACAGTTTCTCAAACCCCAACAAGTTCGCATTCGACCCATTAATCGAAGAAAGAGGCCACAAAGTTGAAAACTGAGTGGGTGTAAGAATTGTGGGCGCTTCACCGTCGAGATCAACGCTCGAAAATGACTCAACCTCTTTGGTCTTCAAGGGCGAAGACAATTCCACAAGACCAGGTGCAAGACGTTTAAGCTTCAACGAGGTTGATGTTGTTGAGTCGGAAGGCGCTGCTGCGATCGACGTGGGACCAACAATTCTCAGCGACAAAATCGGAGAAGCCTGGGTTCTAGAAGCATGGCGAAGATGTTCAGCGAGAGCCAAAAGACCGTTAGCGAAACCATTCTCCGTGCGATTTAAAGGAAGAGGAAAATCAAGAGGTTGACGGAGACTAACGGATCTTGCACCTTTAACGGTAACCGCCGCCCCATCCGCCAAAATCACTTTCTTCAACACACCAGCATCCACGTCATGCTACACAGACAAATCACCATTTATCaattcaaaattacaaattacaatcatcgatcaattgaaaaaaataggtTGAATTGAAATTAGGGCTTACAGGGAGAGAGAGTCTCATATCATTGGCGTCGTGAATCCAGAGTTCCATCGGCCCAGCGAGGACGAAGGGAGCCAGAACTGGAAGCCCGTTATCCGAGGCCCGTTTCTTGACCAAGCCGGTATGGGCCTGGTCCTGGGACCGGAAAATGGGAAGATCCACATAATCCCAACGTTTGACGTCTTCGAGAAGTTTGAAGGGAATGACCTGATGATCGATTTCTAAGTCGAATCGGTACTCCACGGAATGCCCAACTTCAGCTTCTCGAGGATCGAACCCCGTAATCT
This portion of the Vigna unguiculata cultivar IT97K-499-35 chromosome 6, ASM411807v1, whole genome shotgun sequence genome encodes:
- the LOC114189047 gene encoding uncharacterized protein LOC114189047, translated to MNSLLLFGIGVLLFHSCLASEIPYPKAISDLKDSIVKGFGITGEDEVKITGFDPREAEVGHSVEYRFDLEIDHQVIPFKLLEDVKRWDYVDLPIFRSQDQAHTGLVKKRASDNGLPVLAPFVLAGPMELWIHDANDMRLSLPHDVDAGVLKKVILADGAAVTVKGARSVSLRQPLDFPLPLNRTENGFANGLLALAEHLRHASRTQASPILSLRIVGPTSIAAAPSDSTTSTSLKLKRLAPGLVELSSPLKTKEVESFSSVDLDGEAPTILTPTQFSTLWPLSSINGSNANLLGFEKLLHSVLGHKADKKGSFRLLKADVSAQTYVKIGFKAEKKVNEEELEDYPAWRTKPETVTTHFEVLAKVDGEKVVPEKVMQLKPVLPVDNVAPNLLAGNVSMSKMQDVHPPPNPFYL